One window of the Alligator mississippiensis isolate rAllMis1 chromosome 5, rAllMis1, whole genome shotgun sequence genome contains the following:
- the LOC132250812 gene encoding zinc finger protein 239-like: MAVEIISHAGCATPSRESLEHSVILDSPTERGQSRAELGRVLADLAAVAEIGNLGPALRDHEPTEGPGANAMALICGDCGKSFARKSDFKVHQRIHTGERPYTCSYCSKGFYQASMVRRHERTHTGEKPYRCSVCDKSFARSTSLLIHQNTHTGDRPYECSFCEKTFSDPSTLLQHRKMHMGLKPFHCGICNKSFSQSSSFTFHRATHTNDRPFICADCGKAFIRSTALLKHRQTHVQKSFCCGECSKVFPKLSGLRSHQRMHAQGRRIEMELRENKRRCWEDRQDVVKLGFPAPDPLPQDCPLLNLAPQEESS; the protein is encoded by the coding sequence ATGGCCGTGGAGATCATCAGCCATGCAGGCTGTGCCACGCCTTCCCGGGAGAGTCTGGAGCACAGCGTGATCCTGGACAGCCCTACAGAGCGTGGCCAAAGCAGGGCAGAGCTTGGGAGGGTCCTTGCTGacctagcagcagtggcagaaatcGGTAACCTTGGCCCTGCGCTGAGGGACCACGAGCCCACGGAAGGCCCTGGTGCCAACGCCATGGCCTTGATTTGCGGGGACTGCGGCAAGAGCTTTGCTAGGAAGTCGGACTTCAAAGTACACCAGCGAATCCATACAGGGGAGAGACCCTACACATGCTCCTACTGCAGCAAGGGCTTCTACCAGGCCTCCATGGTTCGGCGGCATGAGCGCACACACACCGGCGAGAAGCCGTACCGCTGCTCCGTGTGTGACAAGTCGTTTGCCCGCTCCACCTCGCTGCTGATCCACCAGAACACACACACCGGCGACCGGCCTTATGAGTGCTCCTTCTGTGAGAAGACCTTCTCCGACCCCTCCACCCTTCTCCAGCACCGCAAGATGCATATGGGCCTCAAGCCCTTCCACTGCGGGATCTGCAACAAGTCCTTTAGCCAGTCATCCAGCTTCACCTTCCACCGGGCCACACACACCAACGATCGCCCTTTCATCTGTGCCGATTGTGGCAAGGCCTTCATCCGCTCCACAGCTTTGCTTAAGCACCGCCAGACCCACGTCCAGAAGTCTTTTTGCTGCGGGGAATGCAGCAAGGTCTTCCCGAAGCTCTCAGGCCTCCGCTCCCACCAGCGTATGCACGCCCAAGGCCGACGGATAGAGATGGAGCTGAGGGAGAACAAGCGGAGGTGCTGGGAGGACAGGCAAGATGTTGTAAAGCTGGGGTTCCCTGCCCCAGATCCTCTGCCTCAAGACTGTCCCCTCCTGAACTTGGCTCCGCAGGAAGAATCCAGCTGA